Proteins found in one Lycium ferocissimum isolate CSIRO_LF1 chromosome 6, AGI_CSIRO_Lferr_CH_V1, whole genome shotgun sequence genomic segment:
- the LOC132061112 gene encoding F-box protein SKIP5, with amino-acid sequence MGMAKSSIAKGKLGRNWVSTHIFSFLSPIPDRYNTALVCHRWRFLASHPRLWLRVDRSVKDLSQLGAYPNIEMAVSAARFAFLFRFPAGGSHRVSNIQIEKPLCLIGAGESPDDTTLICSHSSDSALEFRSKCKLANLTVRTELGCCLLHRSGELTFDGCILQRESNPLDHLSYAIISTAGAAEVVPSALKTCSNGVSVLRTRIEGGAKAVLTSGTLTLQRVRVIYTRTSLFFWFEVESGDKNTVQSASVELPIS; translated from the exons ATGGGGATGGCAAAATCTTCCATTGCTAAGGGGAAATTG ggacgaaattgggtgtcaacacacATATTTAGTTTTCTCTCCCCAATTCCAG ATCGGTATAACACCGCCCTCGTTTGCCACAGATGGCGATTCTTGGCATCTCATCCTCGCCTTTGGTTGCGAGTAGACCGTTCTGTGAAAGATTTATCTCAGCTTGGAGCCTATCCAAACATTGAGATGGCCGTCTCTGCTGCAAGATTTGCATTTTTATTCCGTTTT CCTGCAGGAGGCAGCCATCGTGTGTCAAATATTCAGATTGAAAAACCACTTTGCTTG ATTGGCGCAGGTGAGAGTCCTGATGATACAACACTTATTTGCTCCCACAGTTCAGACAG TGCATTGGAGTTCAGGTCCAAATGTAAGCTGGCTAATTTGACTGTGAGGACAGAGCTCGGTTGCTGCTTGCTTCACCGAAGCGGGGAGCTCACATTTGATGGGTGTATTCTTCAGCGTGAGTCGAACCCTCTGGATCATCTCTCCTATGCAATTATCAGTACTGCTGGTGCTGCTGAGGTTGTCCCATCAGCACTCAAGACTTGTAGTAATGGTGTTTCGGTTCTGAGAACTCGAATTGAAGGAGGTGCCAAAGCTGTCCTAACCAGTGGGACACTGACATTGCAACGAGTACGAGTCATTTATACTCGTACGTCACTCTTCTTCTGGTTTGAGGTAGAAAGTGGTGACAAAAATACTGTGCAATCTGCATCCGTTGAATTGCCAATTAGTTAG